From a single Chitinophaga sp. Cy-1792 genomic region:
- a CDS encoding family 78 glycoside hydrolase catalytic domain — MKHLLCFVTILSLGFVEFVSGQSVWTPDIKWINPGFAEDTVLRSPPVFRKTFRVLKPVKSATLYISAHGVYEGMLNGRRIGDAFFAPGWTSYDTRLQYQQYELGDLIKKQNDLRITVGEGWYRGVFGGLMEKDNYGHDAGIICRIDIRYKDGSADTIISDTSWQSSTGPIRHSDIYGGETYDANIQPDHWYGVRTGNYSTAILVPAIGQAVRKHETFKPVKVWTTPAGDQVIDFGQNLAGWVQCRLHGNTNDTVVLQHAEMLDKAGNFYTGNLREAKATDTYILKKGTAVYEPHFTWHGFRYVKVSGVKVQPADFTAVALYTDITPAGTFSCSDTMLNKLQHNITWSLKGNFLDIPTDCPQRSERLGWTGDAQVFFRTAAFNFDVSSFYEKWLQDLKADQRDNGSVPAIIPNIYRNLQPPRRHGVAGWGDAATIVPWNSYLVYGDTAILHKQYESMKAWVDYIQANSKNDYWSANGYGDWLAPGDSTSLPYIDQCFWAYSTQLVVHAAQVLGQTADQAKYGDMLQRVKDAFMKAYIHPDGSTMPNTQTSYVLALEFDLLPDSLRKPAAARLAALIKANNNHLATGFLGTPFLLHALSNNGYTGVAYDVLQQDTYPSWLYPVRMGATTIWEKWNAILPDSTVQATSYNHYSYGAVGDWLYRTVAGIDAAQPGYRHIRIAPQPGGGITWVRASYNCPYGKIVSNWKKEGDKLQMEVEIPTGTTATVIIPGKAPVEIKEGRYTFEGVYQPSGGG, encoded by the coding sequence ATGAAACATTTACTGTGCTTCGTTACGATATTATCACTTGGTTTTGTGGAGTTTGTATCAGGTCAATCCGTTTGGACACCTGATATTAAATGGATTAATCCCGGCTTTGCAGAAGATACCGTTCTACGGTCGCCGCCTGTATTCAGGAAAACATTCCGTGTACTGAAGCCGGTAAAATCTGCCACCCTGTATATTTCTGCGCATGGAGTCTATGAGGGAATGCTGAACGGCCGTAGAATAGGCGATGCCTTTTTTGCCCCCGGGTGGACCAGTTATGATACCCGGCTGCAATACCAGCAATATGAGCTGGGAGATTTAATAAAGAAGCAGAACGATCTACGTATAACCGTTGGTGAAGGCTGGTATCGTGGCGTTTTCGGCGGTCTTATGGAGAAAGATAACTATGGCCATGATGCAGGGATTATCTGCCGGATAGATATCCGCTATAAAGATGGCTCCGCTGATACCATCATCAGCGATACCAGCTGGCAGAGTAGCACCGGCCCTATCCGCCACAGCGATATTTACGGCGGTGAAACCTATGATGCCAATATACAGCCGGACCATTGGTACGGTGTACGTACAGGCAATTATTCCACCGCTATACTGGTACCTGCCATCGGGCAGGCAGTAAGGAAACACGAGACATTTAAACCGGTAAAAGTATGGACAACGCCCGCCGGTGATCAGGTGATTGATTTTGGACAGAACCTGGCAGGGTGGGTGCAATGCCGCCTCCACGGCAATACCAACGATACCGTAGTACTGCAACATGCTGAAATGCTGGACAAAGCCGGTAACTTCTATACCGGCAACCTCCGGGAAGCAAAAGCTACGGACACGTATATACTGAAAAAAGGTACGGCAGTTTATGAACCGCATTTTACCTGGCACGGATTCAGGTACGTAAAGGTGAGCGGTGTTAAAGTGCAGCCCGCAGATTTTACTGCCGTTGCCCTGTATACAGACATTACGCCGGCAGGTACTTTCAGCTGCTCTGATACCATGCTCAATAAACTGCAGCATAATATCACCTGGAGCCTGAAAGGCAATTTTCTGGATATTCCCACCGACTGCCCGCAGCGCAGCGAACGATTGGGCTGGACAGGCGACGCACAGGTGTTTTTCCGTACCGCAGCATTCAATTTTGATGTATCCTCCTTCTATGAAAAATGGCTGCAGGACCTCAAAGCTGATCAGCGTGATAATGGTTCTGTACCGGCTATCATTCCCAATATTTACCGCAACCTGCAACCACCGCGCCGCCACGGCGTCGCAGGCTGGGGGGATGCTGCCACCATCGTGCCCTGGAACAGCTACCTGGTATATGGTGATACGGCCATCCTGCATAAACAATACGAGAGCATGAAAGCCTGGGTGGACTATATCCAGGCAAACAGCAAAAATGACTACTGGAGTGCCAATGGTTATGGCGACTGGCTGGCGCCGGGCGATAGTACTTCCCTGCCTTATATAGATCAATGTTTCTGGGCATATTCTACACAATTGGTGGTCCATGCTGCGCAGGTATTGGGCCAAACAGCGGATCAGGCAAAATATGGCGACATGCTCCAAAGGGTGAAAGATGCCTTTATGAAAGCGTATATCCATCCGGATGGCAGTACTATGCCCAATACGCAAACCTCCTATGTGCTGGCGCTGGAATTTGACCTGCTACCGGATAGTCTGCGTAAACCCGCCGCAGCCAGGCTGGCCGCGCTGATAAAAGCAAATAATAATCATCTGGCTACAGGATTTTTGGGGACACCTTTCCTCTTGCATGCTTTGAGTAACAATGGCTATACTGGTGTGGCATATGATGTGTTGCAGCAGGATACTTACCCATCCTGGTTGTATCCTGTCAGGATGGGTGCTACCACCATATGGGAAAAATGGAATGCCATATTACCGGATAGTACCGTACAGGCTACATCTTATAATCACTATAGTTATGGCGCTGTTGGCGACTGGCTGTATCGCACGGTGGCAGGTATCGATGCGGCCCAGCCAGGGTACAGGCATATCAGGATAGCACCGCAGCCAGGCGGAGGCATAACATGGGTGCGGGCAAGTTATAATTGTCCGTACGGAAAAATTGTTTCAAACTGGAAGAAAGAAGGCGATAAGTTGCAGATGGAAGTGGAAATACCAACAGGAACTACGGCAACAGTAATAATACCCGGAAAAGCACCGGTAGAAATAAAAGAAGGCCGGTATACCTTTGAAGGGGTATACCAGCCTTCCGGTGGGGGCTGA
- a CDS encoding organic hydroperoxide resistance protein produces the protein MANTIYQTKATVTGGRNGHVKSEDGVLNIDLRIPKEMGGPGGAYSNPEQLFAAGYAACFDSALNFVAAQQKIRLNGSAVTATVGLQKQDPGFKLEVHLDVTIPELDRAEAQKLLETAHQVCPYSNALRNNVDVTLTLV, from the coding sequence ATGGCAAACACAATTTATCAGACAAAGGCAACAGTTACAGGTGGAAGGAACGGACATGTAAAAAGTGAAGATGGTGTATTGAATATAGACCTGCGCATTCCTAAGGAAATGGGCGGACCAGGTGGTGCATATAGCAATCCGGAGCAATTATTTGCTGCTGGCTATGCTGCATGTTTCGATAGTGCGCTTAACTTTGTAGCTGCGCAGCAGAAAATCAGGCTCAACGGATCAGCAGTGACCGCCACTGTGGGTTTACAGAAGCAGGACCCGGGCTTTAAACTGGAGGTACACCTGGATGTTACCATCCCTGAGCTGGATAGGGCCGAAGCACAAAAATTGCTGGAAACAGCACATCAGGTATGTCCTTACTCCAATGCACTACGCAATAATGTGGACGTGACACTGACCCTGGTGTAA
- a CDS encoding MarR family winged helix-turn-helix transcriptional regulator has protein sequence MESSLKLSDQICFPVYAASRLIIRKYTPYLDELGLSYPQYLVMLVLWEEDHVPVRHIVEKLLLNTNTVTPLLQRLETMGLLNRKKCPEDERRVIVTLTAKGKKLKEKAADIPQDMSGCLLSDQISVADLSQLVKTLNQLIVQLGCGAEDQ, from the coding sequence TTGGAATCATCACTCAAACTCTCTGATCAGATTTGTTTTCCGGTATATGCGGCATCAAGGCTGATTATCCGGAAATACACACCCTACCTGGACGAGCTGGGGCTTAGCTATCCGCAATACCTGGTTATGCTGGTATTATGGGAAGAGGACCATGTACCCGTACGTCATATCGTGGAAAAGCTGTTGCTCAATACCAATACGGTGACGCCGCTGCTCCAGCGGCTGGAAACCATGGGGCTGCTCAACAGGAAAAAGTGTCCGGAAGATGAACGCAGAGTGATCGTTACCCTTACTGCAAAAGGTAAGAAACTAAAGGAAAAAGCGGCAGATATCCCGCAGGATATGTCGGGCTGCCTGCTTTCCGACCAGATATCCGTGGCAGATCTCAGCCAGCTGGTCAAAACGCTGAACCAGCTGATCGTTCAGCTGGGCTGTGGCGCAGAAGACCAATAG
- a CDS encoding iron-containing alcohol dehydrogenase, with protein MLNFEFYNPTNLVFGKGQIAKLKDLVPANARIILLYGGGSIFKNGIYEQVTDALKGFDITEFGGIEPNPHFETLMKAVTLIREKDLNFILAVGGGSVIDGAKFVSAAVKFDGNPIDILQKHIRIKDNVIPFGSVLTLPATGSEMNSGSVVTIKATHEKLSFGGPALFPQFSICDPTVITSLPKRQLQNGVIDAYTHVLEQYLTYPAGAYLQDRFAESILQTLVEVGPAVVDNPDDYTLASNFMWSCTMALNGLIQKGVPTDWVTHMIGHELTALYDIDHARTLAIIGPNLYKVMFETKKEKLAQYGKRVWNIQGDDIDTVAKQAIDATISFFDKMGMNMKLSSYTTEYAKTADFIEKRFIERGWTTMGERKNITPDKVRQIVELSY; from the coding sequence ATGCTGAATTTCGAATTCTATAATCCTACTAACCTGGTATTTGGTAAAGGACAGATCGCCAAACTGAAAGACCTCGTTCCGGCCAATGCCAGGATCATCCTCCTATACGGCGGTGGCAGTATTTTTAAGAACGGTATTTATGAACAGGTGACTGATGCACTGAAAGGCTTTGATATTACTGAGTTTGGAGGTATAGAACCGAATCCTCATTTCGAAACACTGATGAAAGCGGTAACGCTGATCCGTGAAAAAGACCTCAACTTCATACTGGCCGTAGGCGGTGGTTCTGTTATCGATGGCGCTAAATTCGTATCTGCTGCCGTGAAATTTGACGGCAACCCGATCGATATCCTCCAAAAACATATCCGTATCAAGGATAACGTCATTCCTTTCGGTTCCGTACTCACCCTGCCAGCTACCGGTAGTGAAATGAACTCCGGTTCTGTGGTTACCATCAAGGCTACACACGAAAAACTTTCTTTCGGTGGCCCGGCGCTGTTTCCGCAGTTTTCTATCTGTGACCCTACGGTAATAACCTCGTTGCCTAAACGTCAGTTGCAAAACGGTGTCATAGACGCTTATACACACGTGCTGGAACAATACCTGACCTATCCTGCCGGCGCTTACCTCCAGGACCGTTTTGCGGAAAGTATCCTGCAAACACTGGTAGAAGTAGGACCAGCAGTGGTGGATAACCCGGACGACTATACGCTTGCATCTAACTTCATGTGGAGCTGCACCATGGCTCTCAATGGCCTGATACAGAAAGGTGTTCCGACAGATTGGGTAACCCACATGATTGGCCATGAACTCACCGCACTGTATGATATCGACCATGCCCGTACACTGGCCATCATCGGCCCTAACCTGTACAAGGTGATGTTTGAGACCAAAAAAGAAAAGCTGGCCCAGTATGGTAAACGCGTATGGAATATCCAGGGAGATGATATTGACACTGTAGCCAAACAAGCTATAGACGCCACGATCAGCTTCTTCGACAAAATGGGAATGAATATGAAATTATCTTCCTACACAACCGAATACGCTAAAACAGCCGACTTCATCGAAAAACGTTTCATCGAAAGAGGCTGGACCACCATGGGAGAAAGAAAAAATATTACGCCTGATAAAGTAAGACAGATAGTAGAATTAAGCTATTAA
- a CDS encoding NADH:flavin oxidoreductase — protein MNTGNLFKPFDLKSLHLRNRIVMAPMTRSFSPGGVPTANVAAYYSARAFGEVGLILSEGTVIDRPSSSNDPNVPHFYGAAALQGWQQVINGVHQAGGQMGPQIWHMGVMNNHHSGWVPPTPFEGPSGRQHPALENGKAMTDKDIADTIAAFGKAAAEAKQLGFDTVEIHGAHGYLIDQFFWEGTNDRTDKWGGKTLAERSRFALEVIKEVRRSVGEDFAVILRLSQWKPADYTHKLAANPSELEAWLQPMADAGVDIFHASQRRFWEPEFEGSDLNFAGWAKKVTGKATITVGSVGLDGEFLAAFAGESSKPSGLEELLRRFDRGDFDLVAVGRPLLSDPNWVKKIKEGRHEELKGFSKEALASLITE, from the coding sequence ATGAACACAGGAAACCTATTCAAACCATTCGACCTTAAATCGCTGCACCTGCGTAACCGCATCGTGATGGCGCCTATGACAAGGTCATTCTCCCCGGGAGGGGTACCTACCGCCAACGTAGCGGCCTATTACAGTGCACGTGCTTTCGGTGAAGTAGGATTGATTCTTTCTGAAGGAACGGTAATCGATCGCCCTTCTTCCTCCAATGATCCCAATGTGCCCCATTTTTATGGAGCAGCAGCCTTGCAGGGCTGGCAACAGGTGATCAATGGCGTTCACCAGGCAGGCGGCCAGATGGGACCACAAATATGGCATATGGGTGTAATGAACAACCACCATTCCGGCTGGGTGCCTCCAACACCGTTCGAAGGCCCTTCCGGACGCCAGCACCCTGCGCTGGAAAATGGTAAGGCCATGACAGATAAAGACATTGCAGATACCATCGCCGCCTTCGGGAAAGCCGCTGCTGAAGCTAAACAGCTGGGCTTCGATACAGTGGAAATTCACGGTGCGCACGGTTACCTGATAGATCAGTTCTTCTGGGAAGGTACCAACGACCGTACTGATAAATGGGGTGGTAAAACCCTGGCAGAAAGAAGCCGCTTTGCGCTGGAAGTTATTAAGGAAGTAAGAAGAAGTGTAGGAGAGGACTTCGCCGTTATTCTCCGCTTATCGCAATGGAAACCTGCGGACTATACCCATAAACTGGCTGCCAATCCTTCTGAGCTGGAAGCCTGGCTGCAGCCAATGGCCGATGCCGGTGTGGACATCTTCCATGCTTCCCAACGTCGCTTCTGGGAACCTGAATTTGAAGGCAGCGACCTCAACTTCGCAGGATGGGCTAAAAAAGTTACCGGCAAAGCCACTATCACCGTAGGTTCTGTAGGACTCGACGGCGAATTCCTGGCCGCATTTGCAGGAGAGAGCTCCAAGCCCAGCGGCCTCGAGGAACTCCTCCGCCGCTTCGATCGTGGCGATTTTGACCTGGTAGCCGTAGGCCGCCCTTTACTTTCGGATCCTAACTGGGTGAAAAAAATTAAAGAAGGCAGACATGAAGAACTGAAAGGCTTCTCCAAAGAAGCACTCGCTTCGCTGATTACCGAATAA
- a CDS encoding RNA polymerase sigma factor: protein MPQPTDIQLVDRLKSGDFKAFEAIFNAWWEELFVYAARVLESQADAQDLVQDLFTSIWERRDHLELQTDIQYYLFSAIRKLILRRFRDQGLKEKHLEKFIEYSDLRTALSQVSIEQKDLLRHFHNDLRQLPEKERQVFEWYHFDELSIREIAARSGTAEQTVRNQLGNAYKKARPMLHRLLLFI, encoded by the coding sequence ATGCCGCAACCAACAGACATACAGCTGGTAGATCGCCTGAAATCAGGCGATTTCAAGGCATTTGAAGCTATTTTCAATGCCTGGTGGGAAGAGCTGTTCGTATATGCGGCCAGGGTACTGGAAAGTCAGGCTGATGCACAGGATCTTGTGCAGGACCTCTTTACCAGTATCTGGGAACGCCGCGATCACCTTGAACTGCAAACGGATATCCAATATTACCTCTTCAGCGCCATACGTAAACTGATCCTTCGCCGCTTCCGCGACCAGGGACTGAAAGAGAAACACCTGGAGAAATTCATTGAATACAGCGACCTGCGTACTGCACTCTCCCAGGTCAGTATAGAACAAAAAGACCTGTTACGCCATTTTCATAACGACCTGCGTCAGCTTCCTGAAAAAGAGCGACAAGTATTTGAGTGGTACCATTTCGATGAACTGAGTATCCGCGAAATTGCCGCCAGAAGCGGAACGGCAGAACAAACGGTTCGGAATCAGCTGGGCAATGCCTACAAAAAAGCTCGCCCTATGCTACATCGTCTCCTCCTTTTTATCTGA
- a CDS encoding FecR family protein codes for MDLQQLRKLISQHLAGEDKDAAVLEQWLDHMAGQQPFPGEMPAGRQKEQLRKAMLLELRQRTGQPNGRVTFMTIRRMAAAAAVALFLTGAAYWWFTKPAGRVNYIALHTNIGERKQIRLPDNSTIWLGPDATIEYAENFTSDRSLRLQQGEAFFDVYKDDAHPFRIAVDSLQVDVLGTSFNIQAYEQHSAVTIGVSTGKVRISKGSQVMGVLTEHQQMQVQKNNYTCQMTTGTQDVEGLKNNRINFENMPLAEVLTVLEHYYPVRFTLEAPLELRISGSFNTKLKIEQVVHVLQDLVANKVAIIQQQPDIYLVRSSRN; via the coding sequence TTGGATCTTCAACAACTCAGAAAATTAATATCACAACACCTCGCCGGTGAAGATAAAGACGCGGCGGTGCTGGAGCAATGGCTGGACCATATGGCCGGACAGCAGCCCTTTCCGGGAGAAATGCCTGCAGGAAGGCAAAAGGAACAACTCCGTAAAGCGATGTTGCTCGAGCTTCGCCAGCGAACCGGTCAGCCGAATGGCCGTGTAACCTTTATGACTATACGTCGTATGGCGGCAGCTGCGGCAGTAGCGTTGTTTCTGACAGGCGCCGCATACTGGTGGTTTACAAAGCCCGCCGGACGCGTGAATTATATTGCCCTGCATACCAATATCGGTGAACGTAAGCAAATCCGTCTTCCCGATAATAGTACCATCTGGCTGGGGCCTGATGCCACTATTGAGTACGCAGAAAATTTCACGTCAGACAGAAGCCTGCGTTTGCAACAGGGAGAAGCTTTTTTTGATGTATATAAAGATGATGCACACCCTTTCCGTATAGCCGTTGACAGTTTACAGGTGGATGTATTGGGTACCTCTTTTAATATACAGGCATATGAACAGCATTCCGCTGTTACCATTGGTGTAAGTACCGGTAAGGTACGCATCAGTAAAGGATCGCAGGTAATGGGCGTGTTGACGGAGCACCAGCAGATGCAGGTGCAGAAAAATAATTACACCTGTCAGATGACCACCGGAACACAGGATGTAGAAGGATTAAAAAATAACAGAATCAACTTTGAAAATATGCCATTGGCAGAAGTTTTAACTGTACTGGAACATTACTACCCTGTCAGATTCACCTTGGAGGCGCCGCTGGAACTCCGTATCAGCGGTTCTTTCAATACTAAATTGAAAATTGAACAGGTAGTACATGTATTGCAAGACCTGGTAGCAAATAAAGTAGCAATTATTCAACAACAACCTGATATTTATTTAGTCAGATCATCCCGAAATTAA
- a CDS encoding SusC/RagA family TonB-linked outer membrane protein, with product MISNLKKAGTKQICTRALYALMLVCFAENASAQQQHTLIQQLHVKEGSLTQALQQLRKEAGIDIVYEAAALERVKVAALDISNQPVEQVLRSLLKGTGYQYAINEGVIIIRKEKATVAVSGIVMEKSSATPLPGVNIVVKGSNAGAITGAKGNFSIQADPATDTLILSFIGYKTQRIGLNGRTSINVSLDANTSMLNSVVVVGYGQTTKGDLTGAVSHVGSESFNTGVFNSPEQLLQGKVPGLNITRSGDPNATPSVILRGPSTFRSGEAQQPFYVIDGVPGASIQLISPADIVSMDVLKDAASTAIYGARAANGVIMITTRHAKPGQSWVSYNGYAAVENVSNSIQMLSADELRNFLKANSNTLAPSDENNANTNWQKEVTRQGFSHNHNISFGGGNEKTVFDGSVNYLQNNGIMKGSDMERLNVRANLEQRAFDDRLKLNLGISNSISTQDRIPDLVFLNMLTYLPTSNIKNADGTFKEDWTRTRDYLNPVSLIVNNSDRTKTKTMLGNARAELKLLEGLTYTVNLSLQDEQINRDIYNGRASGLAQGLNGRAIRSAFTNTRKLLETYFNYGAKFGDHDLKLLAGYSWQEDRKGDGFQTSNQNFVSDATKGDNLSFGSALNGYVPNYGTTRISTLRFISFYGRANYGYKDKYLLQVSLREDGSSAFGINNRWALFPAVSGAWKISKESFMAGAGWLDDMKLRIGYGVTGNSLGFDPLIATLRYDLSGKFYYNGQILSSIAPVQNDNPNLKWESTAMTNAGIDMTILKGRLGFSLDVYNKITSDLIYSYNVPSISVVPTMLANVGKMSNKGIELQINATPVRSGKFTWITSANIAHNKNEIVSLSNDIFKVKYIETADLGGRGQSGNYSQRLLEGMPLGTFYTMRFAGKDKDGLSQFYKPDGTLSHEYNSTYLVQTGNAQPKLLYGWSNTFTYGNFDLNFFLRGVYGNKILNATLANLNVPYGSTQTNLPKFSLTESAKDDRAYLLSDRYIESGSYLRLDNATLGYNVPMHNPYIKRLRVYVSGNNLFVITNYRGIDPEINMGGLTPGIDNNNFYPKTRSFLVGLNASF from the coding sequence ATGATTTCAAATTTAAAGAAAGCCGGTACAAAGCAAATTTGTACCAGGGCCCTCTATGCCCTTATGCTGGTGTGTTTCGCAGAAAATGCCAGCGCACAGCAACAGCATACGCTGATACAGCAGTTACATGTGAAGGAAGGTTCCCTTACACAGGCATTACAGCAGCTGCGTAAAGAAGCCGGAATTGACATTGTATACGAAGCGGCAGCACTGGAACGCGTGAAAGTAGCTGCACTCGATATCAGCAATCAACCTGTTGAACAGGTGCTGCGTAGTCTGCTCAAAGGCACCGGCTACCAGTATGCCATCAATGAAGGTGTGATTATTATCCGTAAAGAAAAAGCCACCGTAGCAGTTTCCGGTATTGTTATGGAGAAAAGCTCTGCTACACCGCTTCCTGGCGTCAATATCGTTGTAAAAGGCAGCAATGCCGGCGCTATTACCGGTGCAAAAGGAAACTTCAGTATTCAGGCAGATCCTGCAACGGACACACTTATACTGAGCTTCATCGGTTATAAAACACAACGTATCGGACTTAACGGACGTACAAGCATTAACGTTAGCCTGGATGCCAATACCAGTATGCTCAACAGCGTGGTGGTAGTAGGTTACGGCCAAACTACCAAAGGTGACCTTACCGGCGCCGTATCACATGTTGGCAGCGAAAGTTTCAACACGGGTGTATTCAACTCTCCGGAACAGCTGCTGCAAGGAAAGGTACCCGGACTGAACATCACCCGTAGCGGTGATCCGAATGCTACGCCCAGCGTGATCCTCCGAGGCCCTTCCACTTTTCGTAGCGGTGAGGCACAGCAACCTTTCTATGTTATTGATGGCGTGCCAGGCGCTTCTATTCAATTGATTTCTCCTGCCGATATCGTATCCATGGACGTATTGAAAGATGCGGCTTCTACTGCTATCTATGGCGCCCGTGCAGCCAACGGTGTTATCATGATCACCACCCGCCATGCCAAACCCGGACAAAGCTGGGTAAGCTATAATGGTTATGCAGCAGTAGAAAATGTTAGTAACAGTATACAGATGTTATCTGCGGATGAACTGCGTAACTTTCTCAAAGCTAACAGCAATACACTTGCTCCAAGCGATGAGAACAACGCCAATACCAACTGGCAGAAGGAAGTAACCCGTCAGGGATTCTCCCATAACCACAATATCTCTTTTGGCGGTGGTAACGAAAAAACAGTGTTTGATGGTAGCGTTAACTACCTGCAAAACAATGGTATCATGAAAGGCTCAGACATGGAACGCCTCAACGTTCGTGCGAACCTGGAACAACGTGCTTTCGACGATCGCCTGAAACTCAACCTGGGCATCAGTAACAGCATCTCCACCCAGGACCGCATCCCTGATCTGGTATTTCTGAATATGCTGACCTATCTCCCTACCTCTAACATAAAAAATGCAGATGGTACCTTTAAGGAAGACTGGACCCGTACCAGGGATTATCTCAACCCGGTATCACTGATCGTTAACAACAGCGATCGTACGAAAACCAAAACCATGCTGGGTAACGCCCGCGCTGAACTCAAACTGCTGGAAGGCCTGACCTATACGGTAAACCTCTCCCTGCAGGACGAACAGATTAACAGGGATATCTATAATGGCCGTGCTTCCGGGCTGGCACAAGGCCTGAATGGCCGCGCCATCCGCAGTGCCTTTACGAATACACGTAAGTTACTCGAGACCTACTTCAACTATGGCGCTAAATTCGGCGACCACGACCTGAAGTTACTGGCAGGTTATTCCTGGCAGGAAGACCGCAAAGGTGACGGTTTCCAGACCTCCAACCAGAACTTCGTTTCCGACGCTACCAAAGGTGATAACCTGAGCTTCGGCAGTGCCCTGAATGGCTATGTACCTAATTATGGCACCACCAGGATCTCTACACTTCGCTTTATTTCCTTCTATGGCCGTGCTAATTATGGTTATAAAGATAAATACCTGTTACAGGTTTCCTTACGTGAAGATGGTTCTTCGGCTTTTGGCATAAACAACCGCTGGGCCTTATTCCCGGCAGTTTCCGGTGCCTGGAAAATCAGTAAGGAATCCTTCATGGCTGGTGCAGGATGGCTGGATGATATGAAACTGCGTATAGGCTATGGCGTTACCGGTAACTCACTGGGCTTCGACCCGCTGATTGCTACGCTTCGTTACGACCTCTCCGGTAAATTCTACTATAATGGCCAGATCCTCAGCAGTATTGCACCGGTGCAGAATGATAACCCTAACCTGAAGTGGGAAAGCACTGCCATGACCAATGCCGGTATTGATATGACTATACTGAAAGGCAGACTGGGCTTCTCTTTAGACGTATACAACAAAATTACCTCTGACCTGATCTACTCTTACAACGTACCTTCCATCAGTGTGGTGCCAACTATGCTGGCAAATGTTGGAAAGATGTCGAACAAAGGTATAGAGCTGCAGATAAACGCAACGCCTGTACGTAGTGGTAAATTTACCTGGATTACCAGCGCCAACATCGCGCATAACAAGAACGAAATCGTTTCCCTGTCCAATGATATCTTCAAAGTAAAATATATTGAAACTGCTGACCTGGGCGGTCGCGGGCAGTCGGGCAACTACTCTCAGCGACTGCTGGAAGGTATGCCGCTGGGCACATTCTATACGATGCGTTTCGCAGGAAAAGATAAGGACGGATTGTCTCAGTTCTATAAACCTGATGGTACCCTTTCGCATGAGTACAACAGCACCTACCTGGTACAAACTGGTAATGCACAGCCTAAGCTGTTATATGGTTGGAGCAATACCTTCACCTATGGAAACTTTGACCTGAACTTCTTCCTGAGAGGCGTTTACGGTAATAAGATCCTGAACGCTACGCTGGCTAACCTCAACGTACCATATGGTTCTACACAAACCAATCTGCCTAAATTCTCTCTTACCGAATCAGCAAAAGATGACAGGGCTTACCTCTTGAGCGACAGGTATATCGAAAGTGGCAGTTACCTGCGTCTGGATAATGCTACCCTGGGATATAATGTACCGATGCATAATCCATATATCAAGAGATTACGTGTATACGTTTCCGGTAACAATCTTTTTGTGATCACCAATTATCGTGGTATTGACCCGGAAATCAATATGGGCGGACTTACACCGGGTATTGACAATAATAACTTTTATCCAAAGACACGTTCATTCCTGGTGGGTCTGAATGCTTCATTCTAA